From the Methanobacterium spitsbergense genome, one window contains:
- a CDS encoding single-stranded-DNA-specific exonuclease RecJ, translated as MIQKQQHSLLNKAEEACNLLRRHLKQDHVVRIISHNDADGISAAGVMCNAIAKEKGKFHVTIVPRLKDEVLSKFFKEKYKLFVFCDMGSANLKGIRRLKGDVIIADHHQTNPETTIPDNIIHVNPHLYGLDGTKDVSGSGVSYLTVRPMEYKNLAGLALVGAFGDMQYKNGFSGVNKMILDEGIESHNIEVRDDLKIANKTREPLYKALSHTINPAIKGISGDEEGSVTFLEKIGISYRIKFTELGNEEKDILKEELVKINPEIFSSVYSIPTEIPELRNLEDYSNILDACGKNKKQGLGLSICIGDRDKSIKEAQDLVKSYSDDLVHGIEWINKEGSVVQDKIQYIYTEEKRKKRIMGTLSSIGLDLEILDPEKPVLAMSRMDNIIKVSGRTTSKMTEKGVNLGYALENASKSFNGSGGGHNIAAGAVIPYREMDNFLNLVDEIIRTQLNAS; from the coding sequence ATGATCCAAAAACAGCAGCACTCCTTGTTAAATAAGGCAGAAGAAGCCTGCAATCTATTGCGCAGGCACTTAAAGCAAGATCATGTTGTGAGAATAATTTCTCACAACGATGCTGATGGAATATCCGCTGCTGGGGTAATGTGTAACGCAATTGCCAAAGAAAAGGGTAAATTTCATGTTACCATAGTCCCTAGATTAAAGGATGAAGTACTCTCAAAATTTTTTAAGGAAAAATATAAATTATTTGTTTTCTGCGATATGGGTAGTGCGAATCTCAAGGGTATAAGAAGACTCAAGGGTGATGTTATAATAGCTGATCATCACCAAACCAATCCCGAAACAACAATTCCAGATAATATTATACATGTCAATCCACACCTATATGGACTGGACGGTACAAAGGATGTAAGCGGATCTGGAGTATCATATCTCACTGTTCGACCTATGGAATATAAAAATCTAGCCGGACTGGCTCTTGTAGGTGCATTTGGAGACATGCAATATAAAAACGGTTTTAGTGGTGTTAATAAGATGATACTTGATGAGGGTATTGAATCCCATAATATCGAGGTTCGAGATGATCTTAAAATAGCTAACAAAACACGTGAACCACTTTATAAAGCACTTTCCCATACAATTAATCCTGCTATCAAAGGGATTTCAGGAGATGAAGAAGGTTCAGTTACTTTCTTAGAAAAAATAGGAATTTCCTATAGAATTAAATTCACAGAGTTAGGCAATGAAGAGAAAGATATCCTTAAGGAGGAGCTTGTAAAGATAAACCCTGAAATTTTCAGCAGTGTTTACAGCATACCCACAGAAATACCAGAACTAAGGAACCTTGAAGATTATTCCAACATACTTGATGCTTGTGGAAAGAATAAGAAACAAGGCCTAGGCCTCAGTATATGCATAGGTGATAGAGATAAATCTATTAAAGAAGCTCAAGATCTTGTTAAAAGTTACAGTGACGATCTAGTGCATGGTATTGAATGGATCAACAAAGAGGGATCTGTTGTTCAAGATAAAATCCAATACATATACACTGAAGAAAAACGTAAAAAACGTATAATGGGTACTCTTTCCAGCATCGGTCTCGATCTTGAAATTTTAGATCCAGAAAAACCAGTTCTTGCAATGTCTCGCATGGATAATATAATAAAAGTATCTGGAAGAACCACTTCTAAAATGACTGAAAAGGGAGTTAACCTAGGATATGCCCTTGAAAATGCATCTAAAAGTTTCAATGGATCTGGTGGTGGGCATAATATTGCAGCAGGCGCTGTAATCCCTTATAGAGAAATGGATAATTTTCTTAATCTTGTAGATGAAATAATTAGAACACAATTGAATGCTAGCTGA
- a CDS encoding 30S ribosomal protein S15, whose product MAIKPEWTEYSNEEIEELVLKLRKEGKSTSVIGVILRDQYGIPDVKTVTGDKITAILEKHGQGEEYPEELINLIKKAVNIRDHLTENPKDLHTKRGLRIIESKIRRLVRYYVREGVLPEGWRYDPKTAALLVK is encoded by the coding sequence ATGGCAATAAAGCCTGAATGGACAGAATACTCAAATGAAGAAATTGAAGAATTAGTGTTGAAACTCAGAAAGGAAGGTAAATCTACAAGTGTTATAGGAGTTATCTTAAGAGACCAGTACGGAATTCCTGATGTTAAAACAGTAACCGGAGATAAAATAACTGCAATACTTGAAAAACATGGTCAAGGAGAAGAATATCCTGAAGAACTCATTAACCTGATAAAAAAAGCAGTTAATATAAGAGACCACTTAACAGAGAACCCAAAGGACCTTCACACCAAAAGAGGCCTTAGGATCATCGAATCCAAAATCAGAAGACTCGTAAGATATTATGTAAGGGAAGGTGTGCTCCCTGAAGGATGGAGATATGATCCAAAAACAGCAGCACTCCTTGTTAAATAA
- a CDS encoding XTP/dITP diphosphatase, with the protein MKITFITGNQHKVKEANGIFDNFGIELEHVDLGYPEIQGNLVDVAQYGAKHVAKRLGKPVIVEDAGIFIKALDWFPGTYSSYVQDTLGNQGILKLMSDVKDRYAEFRSVIGFCTPKTEPEIFLGAVNGCIGYIEKGNYGFAYDPLFTPEGYDKTFGELSITEKNKFSHRRKSLEKFAIWYKDYRGD; encoded by the coding sequence ATGAAGATAACATTTATAACTGGTAACCAACACAAAGTAAAAGAAGCCAATGGTATCTTTGATAACTTTGGAATAGAACTGGAACATGTAGACTTAGGTTACCCAGAAATCCAAGGAAATCTGGTAGATGTAGCCCAGTACGGTGCAAAACATGTTGCCAAGCGTCTTGGCAAACCAGTGATAGTTGAAGACGCAGGTATTTTCATTAAAGCCCTTGATTGGTTTCCAGGTACTTATTCATCCTATGTACAGGATACACTGGGAAATCAGGGCATATTGAAACTTATGAGTGATGTTAAAGACAGATATGCCGAATTCAGGTCGGTTATTGGGTTCTGCACCCCCAAAACCGAGCCCGAGATTTTTTTAGGTGCTGTCAATGGATGTATAGGATACATTGAGAAAGGGAATTATGGATTTGCATATGATCCCTTATTCACGCCTGAAGGATATGATAAAACCTTCGGAGAATTATCTATAACTGAAAAAAATAAATTTTCTCACCGTAGAAAATCACTTGAAAAGTTTGCAATTTGGTATAAAGATTATAGAGGTGATTAG
- a CDS encoding bifunctional N(6)-L-threonylcarbamoyladenine synthase/serine/threonine protein kinase — MICIGIEGTAEKTGVGIVDSEGRILSSVGKALIPESGGIHPREAAEHHAATIVPLIEEALSESKLHLNEIDLVAFSKGPGLGPALRTVATASRSLSLMLKIPIVGVNHCIGHVEIGKLTTGAIDPVTLYVSGGNTQIIAFDSGRYRLFGETLDIAIGNCLDQFSRSVGLGHPGGPKVEELAKKSSTYIKLPYTVKGMDLSFSGLLTAAIRKYESGEAIEDVCYSLQETAFAMLVEVTERAIAHTKKVEVLLCGGVAANTRLREMLSIMSEEHYADFYMPPIKYCGDNGAMIAWMGQLMHKNGLVTDIEDTGIIQKYRTDQVDVPWMKSSERILELPSDILEKGAEANILPGQWMDKEAVIKKRVPKGYRIEDIDNYLRKKRSKGEAKLLGEAKRCGVKTPIIYDIVKDESAIVMEKILGTPVKNIFEGSKTSNNFKFKDLCEKIGENIAKLHNCKIIHGDLTSSNMMVKDEQLIFIDFGLGMISDLIEDKGVDLLVFKKAISAIHHTISKECIESVLHGYRYANDYESVVSKMVEIEGRVRYTDKILK, encoded by the coding sequence TTGATATGTATAGGAATTGAGGGTACCGCAGAAAAAACAGGTGTAGGAATTGTAGACTCGGAAGGCAGAATCTTATCCTCTGTTGGTAAAGCCCTAATACCCGAAAGTGGAGGAATTCACCCTAGAGAAGCTGCAGAACACCATGCCGCCACAATTGTTCCTTTGATAGAAGAGGCCCTTAGTGAGTCAAAATTACATTTAAATGAAATTGATCTGGTTGCATTCTCTAAGGGTCCCGGTCTTGGACCTGCCCTCAGAACTGTTGCAACTGCATCAAGAAGCCTTTCTTTAATGCTTAAAATCCCCATAGTTGGAGTAAATCATTGCATTGGCCATGTTGAAATTGGAAAATTAACTACAGGTGCAATTGATCCAGTTACGCTTTACGTCAGTGGAGGGAACACCCAAATAATTGCTTTTGACTCAGGTAGATACAGATTATTTGGTGAAACCCTTGATATAGCCATAGGAAATTGTCTTGACCAGTTTAGTAGGTCAGTGGGGCTTGGACATCCTGGCGGTCCAAAAGTTGAAGAACTGGCAAAAAAATCGTCCACCTACATTAAACTCCCTTATACTGTTAAAGGAATGGATTTATCATTTTCAGGACTTTTAACTGCGGCCATAAGGAAATATGAATCTGGTGAAGCCATAGAAGATGTTTGTTACAGCCTACAGGAAACTGCCTTTGCAATGTTAGTAGAGGTGACAGAAAGAGCCATTGCTCACACAAAGAAAGTTGAGGTCCTTTTATGTGGTGGTGTTGCTGCAAATACACGATTAAGAGAAATGCTATCAATTATGTCTGAGGAGCATTATGCAGATTTTTACATGCCCCCAATAAAGTACTGTGGAGATAATGGTGCCATGATAGCTTGGATGGGGCAATTGATGCATAAAAATGGTTTAGTAACTGATATTGAAGATACTGGGATAATACAGAAATATAGAACTGACCAGGTAGATGTTCCTTGGATGAAAAGTTCTGAAAGAATATTGGAACTGCCTTCAGATATATTAGAAAAAGGTGCAGAAGCTAACATATTACCAGGACAATGGATGGACAAAGAAGCTGTAATTAAAAAAAGGGTTCCAAAAGGATATAGAATCGAAGATATTGATAATTATTTGAGAAAAAAAAGAAGTAAGGGTGAAGCCAAACTGTTAGGAGAAGCAAAAAGATGTGGTGTCAAAACTCCGATAATATATGACATTGTAAAAGATGAAAGTGCAATTGTAATGGAAAAAATATTAGGCACTCCTGTAAAAAATATTTTTGAGGGTTCAAAAACTTCAAATAACTTCAAATTTAAAGATTTATGCGAAAAAATTGGCGAAAACATTGCAAAACTCCATAACTGCAAGATAATACATGGAGATCTGACTAGTTCAAACATGATGGTTAAAGATGAACAGCTCATTTTCATAGATTTTGGACTGGGAATGATATCAGATCTGATTGAAGATAAAGGTGTTGACCTTTTAGTGTTTAAAAAAGCAATTTCTGCAATACACCACACCATCTCCAAGGAATGCATTGAATCAGTTCTCCATGGGTATCGTTACGCCAATGATTATGAATCTGTAGTATCAAAGATGGTGGAAATTGAAGGACGGGTACGTTACACAGATAAAATACTTAAGTAA
- the cobT gene encoding nicotinate mononucleotide-dependent phosphoribosyltransferase CobT, giving the protein MEGVIKSYGSANMIHKLKNKDSLFLCVIASTLTSRITGITGAGATPELTDYTPAADVELVMLGEPLCLSEIPKTVVDGVAAPTPAVITKASLDLADIPFLVVDAGAAVKPNIPYMNINETPGGDINKGNAVDNSEKIFNNGFILGKNLSKLTDHLVIGESTPAGTTTALGVLTAMGYEVDHKISGSTPENPHVLKHNVVENGLKLSGFKAGELDTEPFKAINAVGDPMIPAVAGIAMGSTVPVTLAGGTQMTAVCAVIKGIAPEFDFSSLSIATTVFVAEDETSDINFIANQISDISIFAVDPYFEKSNTIGLVNYTKGSVKEGVGAGGAMFAAMLKNVSIEDIRIRTEELCREIF; this is encoded by the coding sequence ATGGAAGGAGTAATAAAAAGTTATGGATCAGCAAATATGATTCATAAATTGAAAAATAAGGATTCATTATTTTTATGTGTAATAGCAAGTACATTAACATCTAGAATTACAGGAATAACAGGTGCAGGAGCAACACCTGAATTAACTGATTATACTCCTGCAGCTGATGTTGAGCTTGTAATGTTGGGGGAGCCTCTTTGTCTTTCTGAAATTCCAAAAACTGTTGTAGATGGCGTAGCAGCACCAACTCCTGCAGTAATAACTAAAGCTTCTTTAGATCTTGCAGATATTCCTTTTTTGGTTGTAGATGCGGGGGCTGCAGTAAAACCAAATATACCTTATATGAATATAAATGAAACTCCTGGAGGAGATATAAACAAGGGAAACGCTGTTGATAATTCTGAGAAAATCTTTAATAATGGTTTTATCCTTGGTAAAAATCTTTCAAAATTAACAGATCACCTTGTGATTGGAGAAAGTACCCCTGCAGGTACTACCACAGCTCTAGGAGTTTTAACTGCTATGGGATATGAAGTTGATCATAAAATTAGTGGAAGTACTCCGGAAAATCCCCATGTACTTAAACATAATGTTGTTGAGAATGGACTAAAGCTTTCAGGGTTTAAAGCTGGTGAACTCGATACTGAACCTTTTAAAGCTATAAATGCAGTTGGAGATCCTATGATACCTGCAGTTGCAGGCATTGCGATGGGCAGTACAGTACCTGTTACCCTAGCAGGAGGTACCCAAATGACGGCTGTTTGTGCAGTTATTAAAGGAATAGCACCTGAATTTGATTTTAGTTCATTATCTATTGCAACGACAGTATTTGTTGCCGAGGACGAAACTTCGGATATTAACTTTATAGCCAATCAGATTTCAGATATCAGCATTTTTGCAGTTGATCCTTACTTTGAGAAATCAAATACCATTGGTCTTGTAAACTACACTAAAGGTTCAGTAAAAGAGGGAGTCGGTGCAGGAGGGGCAATGTTCGCAGCAATGCTTAAAAATGTTTCAATTGAAGATATAAGAATTAGAACTGAAGAACTCTGCAGGGAAATTTTTTAA
- the uppP gene encoding undecaprenyl-diphosphatase UppP: protein MDIIQAIILGVIQGLTEFLPVSSSAHLVFITDILGLQQNVAFDTLLHLGTLVAVVGYFWRDIVKIITSFISSIMDIFSGKFKEGLKEKPFKKLTWLLVVGTIPAGLMGILLQKQFEALFNSVIYVGFFLIITGLLLWGAERVKPGEKDVEDISFKNALVIGIAQGIAIAPGISRSGATISAGLFSGLNRELAARFSFLLSIPAILGAVLVQAKDITSFDVSTGVLIAGFLSALIFGYLAIKLLLKIIKERTLMIFAYYCWIVGIAVIIISLVHP, encoded by the coding sequence ATGGACATTATTCAAGCAATAATTTTAGGAGTAATCCAAGGCCTAACAGAATTTCTTCCAGTAAGTAGTTCTGCACATTTAGTATTTATTACAGATATTTTAGGACTACAACAAAATGTGGCATTTGACACATTATTACACCTAGGAACACTTGTAGCGGTTGTAGGATATTTCTGGAGAGATATTGTAAAAATAATTACTTCATTCATATCAAGTATTATGGATATTTTCAGTGGAAAATTCAAAGAAGGATTAAAGGAAAAACCCTTTAAAAAACTTACATGGCTCCTGGTTGTAGGAACAATACCTGCAGGATTAATGGGAATTTTACTTCAAAAACAGTTTGAAGCTCTTTTTAATTCTGTTATATACGTTGGATTCTTCTTGATTATTACAGGACTGTTATTGTGGGGTGCTGAAAGAGTTAAACCCGGAGAGAAGGATGTGGAAGATATTTCATTTAAAAATGCTCTTGTAATCGGTATTGCACAGGGTATTGCAATCGCTCCCGGTATCTCAAGATCAGGTGCAACCATCTCTGCAGGACTATTTTCAGGACTTAACAGAGAGTTAGCTGCAAGGTTTAGTTTTTTATTATCCATACCGGCCATACTGGGTGCTGTTTTAGTACAAGCTAAAGATATAACAAGTTTTGATGTAAGTACGGGGGTTTTAATAGCAGGATTTTTATCAGCATTAATTTTTGGTTATTTAGCAATCAAGTTACTACTTAAAATAATTAAAGAACGGACACTGATGATCTTTGCATACTATTGTTGGATCGTCGGTATTGCTGTAATAATCATTTCTTTAGTGCATCCATAA
- a CDS encoding branched-chain amino acid transaminase — protein sequence MAFDESGKIWFNGNFVDWKDANLHVLSHVVHYGTSVFEGIRCYETKKGPAVFRLREHVQRLINSGKIYRMIIPYSIDDLSQAIVKTIQINKLKACYIRPVAFRGYGELGVYPMNCPVETVIAAWAWGKYLGEKAIEEGVDVGISSWRRMAPDTMPNMAKAGSNYMNSQLAKMESIINGYDEGIMLDYQGMVSEGSGENIFVVKDDILFTPPISSSLLSGLTRDAIIILANELELEVREEQIPREMLYIADEVFLTGTAAEVTPVRSVDKIIVGEGYRGEITRKLQETFFTIVNGENEDKYGWLTHVNSDL from the coding sequence ATGGCATTTGATGAATCAGGAAAAATATGGTTTAATGGAAATTTCGTTGACTGGAAGGATGCAAATTTACATGTATTATCACATGTTGTTCATTATGGAACAAGTGTTTTTGAGGGGATAAGGTGTTATGAGACTAAAAAAGGCCCTGCTGTATTCCGTTTGCGAGAGCATGTTCAACGATTAATAAATTCAGGAAAGATCTACAGAATGATAATACCTTACTCTATTGATGATCTCAGTCAAGCTATTGTAAAGACCATTCAGATAAACAAATTGAAGGCGTGTTATATTAGGCCCGTTGCTTTTAGAGGTTATGGTGAACTGGGAGTTTATCCAATGAACTGTCCTGTTGAAACTGTTATAGCTGCTTGGGCTTGGGGAAAATATTTAGGTGAAAAAGCTATTGAGGAAGGTGTTGATGTTGGAATATCCAGCTGGAGAAGAATGGCCCCAGACACCATGCCTAACATGGCAAAGGCGGGTTCAAATTATATGAACTCACAACTTGCAAAGATGGAATCCATTATCAATGGATATGATGAAGGTATCATGCTCGATTATCAGGGCATGGTTAGTGAAGGTAGTGGAGAAAATATTTTTGTTGTTAAAGATGATATTCTGTTTACACCCCCGATTTCCTCTTCCCTATTATCGGGTTTAACACGAGATGCAATAATAATTCTTGCAAATGAGTTAGAATTGGAAGTTCGTGAAGAACAGATCCCAAGGGAGATGTTATACATAGCTGATGAAGTATTTCTCACAGGTACGGCTGCTGAAGTCACTCCTGTTCGTTCTGTTGATAAGATTATTGTAGGCGAAGGCTATAGGGGAGAAATTACCAGAAAACTTCAAGAAACCTTTTTTACGATAGTTAATGGTGAAAATGAAGATAAATATGGTTGGTTGACACATGTGAATTCTGACTTATAA
- a CDS encoding restriction endonuclease encodes MEKDRLVRFVGKVMEESGFKVYKDFKTSRYIIDIYGVLPTIVGDMGVVVACKNYDEHWEVGLDVLKEMEMIGKTLKASKIVVITTSYFTNSASNYAGRRNIKLIDKDGLVTIAKKFSKKENEIYETNVIDENEDSETYIPSTKSSKGPSIFHAGKRSLSKSGRSKSVGRNLNLGNFMQGFKGIMSNTVALIIIVLLLSSLITYIIGLFNKNTALIGVSKILSSAILSYGLVFYADRDPNVVLTKGTIVFFVSMIIYVVLIVLL; translated from the coding sequence TTGGAAAAAGATAGGTTGGTCAGGTTCGTTGGAAAGGTTATGGAAGAATCTGGGTTCAAGGTCTACAAAGACTTCAAAACTTCCCGCTATATAATAGACATCTATGGAGTTTTACCTACCATTGTAGGAGATATGGGTGTTGTAGTGGCCTGTAAAAACTATGATGAACATTGGGAAGTTGGATTAGATGTATTGAAGGAAATGGAAATGATTGGTAAGACCCTTAAAGCATCGAAGATTGTTGTAATTACCACATCTTACTTCACTAATAGCGCGTCAAATTATGCGGGAAGAAGAAATATTAAACTTATTGATAAAGATGGTTTAGTGACAATAGCAAAAAAATTCTCCAAAAAAGAAAATGAAATATATGAAACTAATGTAATCGATGAAAACGAAGATTCAGAAACATATATCCCTTCGACTAAATCATCAAAAGGACCATCAATTTTCCATGCAGGGAAAAGAAGTTTATCTAAAAGTGGAAGATCAAAAAGTGTTGGAAGGAATTTGAATCTTGGAAACTTTATGCAGGGATTCAAAGGTATTATGAGTAACACTGTTGCGCTAATTATTATAGTACTATTATTATCATCATTGATAACCTATATAATAGGCTTATTTAATAAAAACACCGCCCTTATTGGTGTTTCCAAGATACTCTCTTCAGCTATCCTATCATACGGTCTAGTCTTTTATGCAGATAGGGATCCAAATGTGGTACTTACTAAAGGAACAATTGTTTTCTTCGTTTCAATGATAATATATGTTGTTCTAATTGTGTTGCTATAA
- the surE gene encoding 5'/3'-nucleotidase SurE, with protein sequence MRILITNDDGVNSSGIMAAKKAVEGLGKIDVVAPATQQSGIGHALTLFEPIRVTATNLLDGSEAFSVSGTPTDAVIIGIYEITEEKPDLVISGINIGENLGKSELTTSGTIGAAMEAAVHGIPSISVSLQVSRGDIKFHDGHVDVDFRHASKILKCVAEKVIEKGLPSGVDFLNLNIPSHPSNNKINLTRLGERMYKIHIKKRLDPRGRPYYWIDGDPIENDDIGTDVNVLKVERSATITPISLDCTSKLNLMEGWLD encoded by the coding sequence ATGAGAATTCTTATAACCAATGACGATGGAGTTAACTCGTCTGGAATAATGGCTGCTAAAAAAGCTGTTGAAGGTCTAGGAAAGATCGACGTGGTGGCTCCTGCAACTCAACAAAGTGGAATTGGGCATGCATTAACGTTATTTGAACCAATTAGGGTTACTGCAACAAATCTTCTAGATGGAAGTGAAGCATTTTCAGTTTCAGGAACCCCTACAGATGCAGTAATAATAGGTATTTACGAGATTACTGAAGAAAAACCAGATCTTGTGATATCTGGAATTAATATAGGAGAAAACCTTGGAAAGTCAGAATTAACTACATCTGGAACTATAGGCGCTGCAATGGAAGCAGCAGTTCATGGTATTCCTTCAATATCAGTTTCACTTCAAGTTTCTCGTGGGGACATAAAGTTTCATGATGGTCATGTTGATGTTGATTTCAGACATGCATCAAAGATATTGAAATGTGTGGCTGAGAAGGTAATCGAGAAAGGACTCCCATCAGGTGTGGATTTTTTGAATCTGAACATACCCTCACATCCATCTAATAACAAGATAAATCTCACTAGGTTGGGTGAAAGAATGTATAAAATCCATATAAAGAAAAGATTAGATCCACGTGGTAGACCTTATTATTGGATCGATGGGGACCCAATTGAAAATGATGATATTGGAACAGATGTGAATGTTCTTAAAGTTGAACGTTCTGCAACAATAACTCCTATTTCTCTAGATTGTACATCGAAATTAAATTTAATGGAAGGATGGTTGGATTAA
- a CDS encoding methanogenesis marker 12 protein, whose product MVFIGMDHGTTGVSFTILTDKPVHFKIGREELSKGSASALQQLNKRVDLKSIDLMAITYAMGDGINTIMPIEKVKDRGILSMEGAGKVTGGGTAVYDEIEKSGIPTILIPGIHKNTECLDPRFKAAYSHHASSEKISICYNAYMETGFENMVVSDISSNTVSMLIEDGKIRGAMDACIGAMGLVHGPLDLQMIRDIDDGLKTANECFSRAGAVKIANLDTKVSLAKEELLQRYIKGDEMTALAFKTMIMTILMEIHGLIGITDSQLQGIVLTGSIGSMRKPYDFFQEIKMGLNKSVPILKLPPTSGSVGSAQIAKSVFEGKNNILGIKVKNMN is encoded by the coding sequence ATGGTCTTTATTGGCATGGATCACGGTACAACAGGAGTTTCTTTTACAATACTTACTGATAAGCCTGTACACTTCAAAATTGGAAGAGAAGAACTATCAAAAGGCTCTGCATCAGCACTTCAACAGCTTAATAAAAGGGTTGACCTAAAATCCATTGACCTAATGGCCATTACTTACGCAATGGGTGACGGCATCAATACAATTATGCCTATTGAAAAGGTTAAAGATAGAGGAATTCTGTCAATGGAAGGTGCAGGTAAGGTAACTGGAGGAGGAACTGCAGTATATGATGAAATAGAAAAATCAGGAATTCCCACAATACTTATACCTGGAATCCATAAGAATACAGAATGTCTTGATCCTCGATTTAAAGCTGCTTATTCCCATCATGCAAGCTCTGAAAAAATCAGTATATGTTACAATGCATATATGGAAACTGGTTTTGAAAATATGGTTGTATCAGATATTAGCTCAAATACTGTAAGCATGTTAATTGAAGATGGAAAAATACGTGGAGCAATGGACGCTTGTATTGGTGCAATGGGTTTAGTTCATGGCCCATTAGATCTTCAAATGATTAGAGACATTGATGATGGATTAAAAACTGCTAATGAGTGTTTTTCGAGAGCAGGAGCAGTTAAAATAGCAAATTTAGATACGAAAGTTTCATTAGCTAAAGAAGAACTTCTACAACGATACATCAAAGGAGATGAAATGACCGCGCTTGCTTTCAAAACAATGATTATGACTATTCTAATGGAAATTCATGGCCTTATTGGGATAACCGATTCCCAACTTCAAGGTATTGTTTTAACTGGTTCAATAGGTTCAATGCGAAAACCTTATGACTTTTTTCAAGAAATTAAAATGGGATTGAATAAATCAGTTCCAATTCTAAAACTACCTCCTACATCTGGTTCGGTAGGAAGTGCACAGATAGCTAAATCAGTTTTTGAAGGTAAAAATAATATTCTAGGGATAAAAGTAAAAAATATGAATTAA